The following proteins are encoded in a genomic region of Fusarium oxysporum f. sp. lycopersici 4287 chromosome 1, whole genome shotgun sequence:
- a CDS encoding peptidyl-prolyl isomerase CWC27, whose protein sequence is MSAIYNLEPQPTASVIIHTTRGELSVELFAKQTPLTCRNFLQLALDGYYDNTIFHRLVPGFILQGGDPTGTGNGGESIYDGGAFSGDLDPWPMDQRQGKNAGPTGINFKDEFHSRLKFNRRGLLGSANESRPDTNGSQFFFTLDRAEELNGKNTLFGRIAGDTIYNLAKMGEGEVDEATERPTYPVKIERIEILVNPFDDMKKRSRVATQAPSKTAAATSKDKKKKRKGGKQLLSFGDEEGDDDMPVLKKKKFDTRIVMEDEEEDEIPRKPAKPKVKKPTVTEKLSSVADEVSDKGPRKATLDQPSNEMRRSPGSLTTREVKDQSPEPEAPRKTALERANEEMAALKASMRRTIHAEEPVKEKKKSALESMIPETSIRGRKRRPGAANTSASEDAKTLRMLKAFQSRLEKAPPEKDNEHTTTGAMREEGSTHAPDDEAELCDLHFIANCQSCTSWDKQEKDESDDEGWMSHSLSFAADKLGKDLSNRKKAEEELVVIDPREKARTLKDEKRAARDARQGNSGRAWDQARDAARNAKMAQAASLAGRGAK, encoded by the coding sequence ATGTCGGCGATCTATAATCTTGAACCGCAGCCCACTGCCTCAGTTATTATTCACACCACCCGGGGCGAACTCTCCGTCGAGTTATTCGCGAAACAAACGCCGTTGACATGTCGCAACTTCTTACAACTAGCGCTCGACGGCTATTACGATAATACAATATTCCATCGCTTAGTTCCAGGTTTCATATTGCAAGGTGGAGATCCTACAGGCACCGGCAATGGAGGAGAGTCCATTTACGATGGAGGCGCATTCAGCGGCGACCTAGATCCATGGCCCATGGACCAGCGCCAAGGGAAGAATGCAGGACCAACAGGAATCAATTTCAAGGACGAATTCCACTCTCGACTCAAATTCAACCGGCGTGGTCTGCTGGGTTCCGCGAACGAATCGCGTCCAGATACCAATGGTAGCCAGTTCTTCTTCACGCTCGACAGGGCCGAGGAGCTCAATGGAAAGAACACCCTGTTTGGCCGAATTGCTGGCGACACGATCTACAACTTGGCGAAAATGGGCGAGGGGGAAGTGGACGAAGCAACGGAACGCCCGACCTACCCAGTGAAGATCGAACGAATAGAGATACTGGTCAACCCCTTCGATGACATGAAGAAGCGATCTCGAGTGGCTACCCAAGCGCCATCTAaaacagcagcagcaacaagtaaggataaaaagaagaagcggaAAGGCGGGAAACAACTACTCAGTTTCGGCGACGAGGAAGGTGATGACGACATGCCAGTGctcaagaaaaagaaatttGATACGAGAATTGTcatggaagatgaggaggaagacgaaatCCCCAGGAAACCAGCAAAGCCGaaagtcaagaagccaacAGTAACGGAGAAGCTCTCATCAGTCGCAGATGAGGTCAGTGACAAAGGGCCGAGGAAGGCCACGCTTGATCAGCCATCCAATGAAATGCGGCGGAGTCCTGGCTCGCTTACGACCAGGGAGGTGAAGGACCAATCACCTGAACCGGAGGCTCCCAGAAAGACCGCTCTAGAGCGAGCCAACGAGGAGATGGCCGCTCTGAAAGCATCGATGCGACGGACCATTCATGCGGAGGAACCtgtgaaggagaagaagaagtctgCACTCGAATCCATGATCCCTGAAACATCAATCAGGGGCCGGAAACGAAGGCCCGGAGCTGCCAACACCTCGGCGAGTGAGGACGCAAAAACACTCCGCATGCTGAAGGCCTTCCAATCGAGATTGGAGAAGGCACCCCCGGAAAAGGATAACGAACATACAACAACCGGGGCTATGCGTGAAGAGGGAAGTACCCATGCTCCAGACGATGAAGCTGAGTTATGTGATTTACACTTTATCGCAAATTGTCAAAGCTGTACATCCTGGGATAAGCAGGAAAAAGATGAGAGCGATGATGAAGGGTGGATGTCTCATTCCCTCAGCTTCGCGGCAGACAAATTAGGCAAGGATCTTAGTAACCGTAAgaaggcagaagaagagcttgttgTCATTGATCCGCGCGAGAAGGCTCGGACtctcaaggatgagaagagagcTGCGCGCGATGCTCGGCAGGGAAACTCCGGAAGAGCATGGGACCAGGCACGAGATGCAGCAAGGAATGCTAAGATGGCTCAGGCAGCATCGCTTGCAGGTCGAGGAGCAAAGTAA